In one Pseudomonas sp. R84 genomic region, the following are encoded:
- the hflC gene encoding protease modulator HflC: MSNKSLIALIVGVVVVLVGWNCFYIVAQTERAVLLQFGRVVQADVQPGLHVKVPYVNQVRKFDARLMTLDAPTQRFLTLEKKAVMVDAYAKWRVKDAERFYTATSGLKQIADERLSRRLESGLRDQFGKRTLHEVVSGERDALMADITASLNKMAEKELGIEVVDVRVKTIDLPKEVNRSVFERMSTEREREAREHRAKGNELAEGIRADADRQRRVLLAEAYRESEEVRGDGDAQAAAIYSKAYGQDQEFYSFYRSLRAYRESFANKSDVLVLDPSSDFFHYLEKAKP; this comes from the coding sequence ATGAGCAATAAATCGCTGATCGCCCTTATTGTTGGCGTCGTTGTCGTGCTGGTGGGCTGGAACTGCTTCTACATCGTCGCTCAGACCGAGCGTGCGGTGCTGCTGCAATTCGGTCGTGTGGTTCAGGCCGATGTTCAGCCGGGTCTGCATGTGAAAGTGCCTTACGTTAACCAGGTGCGTAAATTCGACGCACGTCTGATGACGCTGGATGCACCGACACAGCGTTTCCTGACCCTGGAAAAGAAAGCCGTGATGGTCGACGCTTATGCCAAGTGGCGCGTGAAAGATGCCGAGCGCTTCTACACCGCAACTTCCGGCCTCAAGCAAATCGCCGACGAGCGTCTGTCCCGTCGTCTGGAATCCGGTCTGCGTGACCAGTTCGGTAAGCGCACCCTGCACGAAGTGGTGTCGGGTGAGCGTGACGCACTGATGGCTGACATCACTGCTTCGCTGAACAAGATGGCGGAAAAAGAGCTGGGTATCGAAGTGGTCGATGTCCGGGTCAAGACCATCGATCTGCCTAAAGAAGTAAACCGCAGCGTGTTCGAACGTATGAGCACCGAGCGTGAGCGTGAAGCTCGCGAGCACCGCGCCAAGGGTAACGAGCTGGCTGAAGGCATCCGTGCCGACGCCGATCGTCAGCGCCGCGTGTTGCTGGCAGAAGCCTATCGTGAATCCGAAGAGGTTCGCGGTGACGGTGATGCCCAGGCCGCTGCGATTTATTCCAAGGCCTATGGTCAGGATCAGGAGTTCTACAGTTTCTACCGTAGCCTGCGCGCCTACCGTGAAAGCTTCGCGAACAAATCCGACGTATTGGTCCTCGACCCAAGCAGCGACTTTTTCCACTACCTGGAAAAGGCCAAGCCTTGA
- the hflK gene encoding FtsH protease activity modulator HflK yields MAWNEPGGNSNNQDPWGGKRRNNGDRKGPPDLDEAFRKLQESLNGLFGGGKKRGDDGGGSGKSRGGFGGLLGIGLVVLAAVWLYSAVYVVDEQEQAVVLRFGKYYETVGPGLNIYFPPIDKKYMENVTRERAYTKQGQMLTEDENIVEVPLTVQYKISNLQDFVLNVDQPEISLQHATDSALRHVVGSTAMDQVLTEGRELMASEIKERLQRFLDTYRTGITVTQVNVQSAAAPREVQEAFDDVIRAREDEQRSRNQAETYANGVVPEARGQAQRILEDANGYRDETVSRAKGEADRFTKLVAEYRKAPEVTRQRLYLDTMQEVFSNTSKVLVTGNKNGQSNLLYLPLDKMIQNSSGSNAPVTGSAAASNNTDVTPHVTDLPQSRTRETR; encoded by the coding sequence ATGGCTTGGAATGAGCCGGGTGGCAACTCGAATAATCAGGATCCTTGGGGTGGCAAACGCCGCAATAACGGCGACCGCAAGGGGCCACCGGATCTCGACGAGGCCTTCCGAAAGCTGCAGGAAAGCCTGAACGGGTTGTTCGGTGGTGGTAAGAAACGTGGTGATGACGGCGGTGGTTCGGGCAAGAGCAGAGGCGGCTTCGGCGGTCTGCTCGGGATCGGCCTCGTTGTGCTGGCGGCTGTCTGGCTGTACAGCGCGGTTTACGTAGTGGACGAGCAGGAGCAAGCCGTGGTGCTGCGCTTCGGCAAGTACTACGAGACTGTCGGCCCGGGCCTGAACATCTACTTCCCGCCGATCGATAAAAAGTACATGGAAAACGTCACGCGTGAGCGTGCCTACACCAAGCAGGGCCAGATGCTGACCGAAGACGAGAACATCGTCGAAGTGCCGCTGACCGTGCAGTACAAGATCAGCAACCTGCAGGACTTCGTGCTGAACGTCGATCAGCCGGAAATCAGCCTGCAACATGCGACCGACAGCGCCCTGCGCCACGTGGTGGGTTCCACCGCCATGGACCAGGTGCTGACCGAAGGTCGTGAATTGATGGCCAGCGAAATCAAGGAGCGTCTGCAACGTTTCCTCGATACCTATCGCACCGGTATCACCGTCACTCAGGTCAACGTACAGAGCGCAGCGGCACCGCGTGAAGTGCAGGAAGCCTTTGACGATGTGATCCGCGCCCGTGAAGACGAGCAGCGTTCGCGCAACCAGGCTGAAACCTACGCCAACGGCGTCGTGCCGGAAGCCCGTGGTCAGGCCCAGCGTATCCTTGAGGATGCCAACGGTTACCGTGACGAGACGGTCTCGCGTGCCAAGGGTGAAGCTGATCGCTTTACCAAACTGGTCGCCGAGTATCGCAAGGCACCTGAAGTCACCCGCCAGCGTCTGTACCTGGACACCATGCAGGAAGTCTTCAGCAACACCAGCAAGGTACTCGTGACCGGCAACAAGAACGGCCAGAGCAACCTGCTTTACCTGCCGTTGGACAAAATGATTCAGAACAGTTCGGGCAGCAATGCACCGGTCACCGGTTCGGCTGCCGCCAGCAACAACACGGACGTCACGCCGCATGTCACTGACCTGCCGCAGTCGCGCACAAGGGAGACCCGCTGA